Part of the Halobacteriovorax vibrionivorans genome, TCTTCCTCTGGCACTTCTTTTAACTCCACTGGCTCTCTGGCAGGAATATCGGGAGTTTCAGTTGAGGCCTTTACGTCATTTATTGGTATCTCAGGAAGTTGGCCATCTTCTTTTAGAACCTGAGTTTCATAATAAGACTGAGCTTCTTGGCGGGCCAATTGAATTACAGCAAAGACAGGTTTCCAATTCTTTGCCCCTTTGCGCCAACAAAGTTGATAAGACTTAATTAGACCTTTATCATAAAAGTCGATAATATCTTGAGCTGTAAATGGTCCTTTATTTTTACCGGACTGATTAATATACCAATTTTTTTGCATAGTTGTAGTTTAAAGGAAGATACATGGGGTGGAAAGAGGTAGATGAGAATTTGGCAAAAAGAAAATCACAATCAATAGCGAATGTGATGTCTAAAGAGGCCAATGATTCACAAAATTCAATTCTAATTAGTGCAAATGATCTTGGGGTCGTAAGAAATGGTGGTCGCCGCGGAGCAGCTTTAGGCCCTCGTGTTCTAATCTCTCAATTACAAAAATTCGCAAATCATCAGAAGATAAAAAATATTTCTTTAATTGATATTACAGATCAAAGTGAAGATGACTTCAACCAAATGCAAAAGAACTCAATTAATGAGATCAGCAAAATAAAGTCACAGAAAATTATTCATTTAGGAGGAGGACACGACCATATCTATCCTCTTGTTTCAGGACTGAAGTTCAACAACCCATTAATCATTAATATCGATGCTCACTTGGATACACGAGATGATGAAATCCATCACTCAGGAACTCCCTTTAGACAATTGGCAAATGAAAAGAAAATAAAGCTGCTCCAAATTGGTATCCACGAATATGCTAATGTTTCTCAAAACTACCAAGGCATAGAAATGGATGTCATCGATACGAAAACCCTTAAACAAAAATCGAATCTCTTTAGAGACGTATCTTTCTTAAATGAAGTTTATGAAAAGCACGATGGCGATATTGTTTTTAGTATCGATGCTGACGCTATTGCTGGTTGTGATATGCAAAGTGTGAGTGCAGTAAACCATGATGGTATTCCATTTGAATTTCTAAGAATGCTAGTAGACCAGTACCAACGATATACAAAAGACAAGAAACAGACTCTTGGTATTTATGAATACAATCCACTCTTTGATGAATTGTCTGCAAAGGATGCAAGAAGTCTAGCTTCTCTTATTTATGATTTTTTAATTTGAAGTTAATTTGATCGTCTTATCTAGTCCCGTTTGCTCATCACGAATCTTGATACTCTCTTCAGTGATCTTCCATTCGGGATTAACAACTTTCTTGCCTTGCTGTGATTTATACTTCCAAGGGAAGTCTCCAATGAATTGCTTCTTCTTCTTATCAAAAATAATTGCATAGAAGATATCAACCATATGGAATGTTCCAGCTGAACCTGAATAATAAATAATCAATTCATAGTTTTTGCCAACAGACTTAGTCTCAACGACTTTGCTCTTACCCGTACGTTTTGTAATAACGGCCTTTAAACTTTTTGAAGTTTTGCTCTTAAGCCAGAATTCACCTTTGTCGTTAACAATTGTCCAATCACTAACATCAGCAAAAGTGAAAGCCTGTAAAATGAATATCAATATTAAAATAACTTTCTTCATTATGACCTAAATGGTGTTTTAACTGTCCAGTGCCAATCATCGCCGTCAACGATCTGCCCGTCAGTATCAATTGGTTTATAAAATATATGGCGCTGCCTCTTCCAACTTCGAGCAATCTTACGACGATCACTTGCATTGTTTTCATTGTACATTGGATTTGGTTGCCTTAGTAAATTATCATTTACTTTCACATTCAACTCCCAATTATCTTGGTTAGCACGAAATCCTTCTCCCCAAGCGCCATCGGTTGGAAGCATCCAATTGGCATGATAATGATAAACATGATCAACATCTGGCTTCGGCTTAAAGTCTGCAGAACCAAATTTCATATAGGCATCAATAGCTGTCTCAAACTCTTGATTACGACCAGGGTAAGTCATTTGTCTCCAATTATCCTCACCTTGGTTATACATTGAAAACTGCATTGGATCTAAAGCAATATCAA contains:
- a CDS encoding arginase family protein; this encodes MGWKEVDENLAKRKSQSIANVMSKEANDSQNSILISANDLGVVRNGGRRGAALGPRVLISQLQKFANHQKIKNISLIDITDQSEDDFNQMQKNSINEISKIKSQKIIHLGGGHDHIYPLVSGLKFNNPLIINIDAHLDTRDDEIHHSGTPFRQLANEKKIKLLQIGIHEYANVSQNYQGIEMDVIDTKTLKQKSNLFRDVSFLNEVYEKHDGDIVFSIDADAIAGCDMQSVSAVNHDGIPFEFLRMLVDQYQRYTKDKKQTLGIYEYNPLFDELSAKDARSLASLIYDFLI